One genomic segment of Bifidobacterium breve DSM 20213 = JCM 1192 includes these proteins:
- a CDS encoding sensor histidine kinase, translating to MNMAFTFPSKIIRHYVAHPCLSLLSLLGLSLALMEIIQIGPMPLLPAMLYGVLAVSFVLLPVINDQTCWAIIVAGSAISISLTQDSPFVVSGMLIALGILAFSGTVSEWLIAMLICSCTYIARSVMVGNFNVFVSVSVTVMFLASLLAGRLVALRQQAFIREEQRLKLQLQLQRLDYMKQKNRLAIQIHDSLTNNLSDISLMARIHIDDNIPDGDDWAIVLEHSQEAFTQVHDIIDILSSEDKDAKSETTFMVELRNLLDERCSHLHALGYEGDATIEGFCIKTTQEEKEEVLSLIKEICNNIQRHSLPHNGSFELIVRLSPSSMEINEMNDITAGSSLAAFEQSGRGLSLHSKRIQELGGELNYRSDDGLWVLYAKIPLSHMETTKT from the coding sequence ATGAATATGGCGTTTACGTTTCCGTCAAAAATAATTCGACACTATGTGGCACATCCCTGTTTGTCCCTTCTGTCGCTGCTGGGGCTGTCTCTTGCCCTGATGGAGATAATCCAAATCGGTCCCATGCCTCTTCTGCCGGCAATGCTCTATGGAGTGCTTGCGGTTTCCTTTGTCCTTCTCCCCGTCATCAACGACCAAACATGCTGGGCCATCATTGTTGCAGGTTCCGCGATCTCCATCTCCCTCACTCAGGACAGTCCCTTCGTTGTCAGCGGCATGCTCATCGCTCTCGGCATTCTTGCGTTCTCCGGAACCGTGTCTGAATGGCTGATCGCAATGCTGATTTGTTCCTGTACGTATATAGCGCGAAGCGTTATGGTGGGAAACTTCAATGTTTTCGTTTCCGTGTCGGTCACGGTCATGTTCTTGGCCAGCTTGCTTGCCGGCAGATTGGTAGCGCTTCGCCAACAGGCTTTTATCAGAGAAGAGCAAAGGTTGAAATTGCAGCTTCAGCTTCAGCGGCTTGATTATATGAAGCAGAAGAATCGTCTTGCAATACAGATACATGATTCCTTGACCAATAATCTTTCGGATATCTCATTAATGGCTCGAATTCATATCGATGACAACATACCCGACGGCGATGATTGGGCAATCGTTCTTGAACATAGCCAAGAGGCGTTCACGCAAGTGCACGACATCATAGACATCCTTTCCTCGGAAGACAAGGATGCGAAATCAGAAACGACATTCATGGTTGAACTGCGTAATCTGTTGGATGAAAGATGCAGCCATCTTCATGCGCTGGGTTATGAAGGGGATGCGACCATCGAGGGATTTTGCATTAAAACTACGCAGGAAGAAAAGGAAGAAGTGCTATCTCTAATAAAAGAGATATGCAACAACATACAACGTCATAGCTTGCCGCACAATGGCTCGTTCGAGTTGATCGTCAGGCTGTCACCCTCGTCAATGGAAATTAACGAGATGAATGATATTACAGCCGGATCGTCGCTGGCTGCATTCGAACAATCGGGAAGGGGCCTTTCACTGCACTCAAAACGAATACAGGAACTGGGAGGCGAACTTAACTATAGAAGTGATGATGGATTGTGGGTGCTCTACGCCAAAATTCCGCTGAGTCATATGGAGACAACAAAAACTTGA
- a CDS encoding transposase, with protein MPSLFDGLTSIGVDETGHGKGHTCITVVVDHERSRGIWARDGHGKDVFDLFLRRLTPERRARQGPQTPVEPVS; from the coding sequence ATGCCGTCGCTGTTCGACGGTCTCACGTCGATCGGCGTGGACGAGACCGGCCACGGGAAGGGCCACACGTGCATCACCGTGGTCGTCGACCACGAGCGAAGCCGAGGCATCTGGGCGCGCGACGGGCACGGCAAGGACGTGTTCGACCTGTTCCTCCGGCGATTGACGCCGGAGCGGCGCGCTCGGCAAGGTCCACAGACGCCTGTGGAACCAGTCAGCTAA
- a CDS encoding MFS transporter: MSVDLTITSLAGSSLAPAPWMATFPIACIFIGTVIGTPAMGRLVGRFGYRQVFVFGALLAVLGGISSATALRFHQFPLLCIGTFCVGIYQSGTNYYRYAAADSMPGKESKAINGILSAGAIASIIGPVLATFFGTATNIEYEGSYYVVSVLAACAVIVLLALPKIQSPTPAHMRDKATASTTPNYPALLTRPRFVLGATISFVASFVMVLVMSGAPIVLESTFSQNAQTRMVAMQLHMVGMYLPTLFAIFIFHKKNSEMAQALTGLIVGMLGTVVALAASASYAVTLDLLLIGISWSLCYAAGSALLTKSYAESERSWARGVGELAPVLGQVLGSVLAGVLLAAGWKTVFVTVLAMIVCALIAMAGYRNKIKS; encoded by the coding sequence ATGAGCGTGGATCTGACAATCACCTCACTGGCCGGTTCATCCCTCGCGCCAGCACCATGGATGGCAACATTCCCGATAGCGTGCATATTCATCGGTACGGTGATCGGCACACCGGCAATGGGACGCTTGGTGGGGCGATTCGGCTATCGGCAAGTATTCGTCTTCGGCGCCCTTCTGGCCGTCTTGGGTGGAATATCCTCAGCCACGGCTTTGCGATTCCACCAGTTCCCATTGCTCTGTATAGGGACGTTCTGTGTGGGCATATACCAGTCGGGGACGAACTACTACCGGTATGCCGCAGCCGATTCCATGCCCGGCAAAGAAAGCAAGGCAATCAACGGAATCCTATCGGCAGGAGCCATAGCAAGCATCATCGGCCCGGTTCTGGCGACATTCTTCGGCACTGCGACCAACATCGAATACGAGGGATCATATTACGTCGTCAGCGTGCTCGCCGCCTGCGCGGTAATCGTGCTGCTGGCGCTCCCGAAAATTCAGTCGCCAACTCCCGCGCATATGCGCGACAAAGCTACCGCGAGCACAACCCCCAATTATCCGGCATTGCTGACCCGACCCCGGTTCGTGCTGGGCGCGACCATCAGCTTCGTCGCATCATTCGTCATGGTGCTCGTGATGAGCGGCGCACCCATAGTCTTGGAGAGCACGTTCTCCCAAAACGCGCAAACCAGAATGGTCGCCATGCAACTGCACATGGTCGGCATGTACCTGCCAACCCTGTTCGCCATCTTCATTTTCCACAAGAAAAACAGCGAGATGGCGCAGGCGTTGACGGGGTTGATCGTCGGCATGCTCGGCACAGTCGTCGCACTCGCCGCGTCGGCTTCGTATGCCGTTACTCTGGATCTGCTGCTGATCGGAATATCCTGGTCGCTGTGCTACGCCGCAGGCAGCGCCCTGTTGACAAAATCCTATGCGGAGTCGGAACGTTCGTGGGCGCGAGGCGTCGGCGAACTCGCTCCCGTATTGGGGCAGGTGCTGGGAAGTGTGCTCGCTGGCGTGCTGCTGGCCGCGGGGTGGAAAACCGTATTCGTCACCGTGCTGGCGATGATCGTATGCGCGCTCATCGCCATGGCGGGATATCGCAATAAAATCAAGTCATAA